The Methanosarcina acetivorans C2A genome includes the window GAAGTCCTCCAGTAACAGTGTCAAGATTATAAGTTATATAGGCGTTTCCATTTTTATTTAAAAAAAGATAATAAAATAAATGTAAAAATATTTTGATCAAAAATCGGAAGTGGAAACTTATCTCATATTACAAGTAAGTTCAGGAATGCCCCTGCTCACAAAACCCTTTTCATTAAAAACAGTTTACAAGAATCCACGAGCATACAGCCCTTTTAGAAATTAAGGATGATTGACTGATTTCAGCAAATTCAAAAAGCCATATATCTGAAAGATATAGAAAATGTCATGGAGTCTGTGCTTCAAGTTCCCTGCCAGTTAATCAGGCTGATCTGCCTGCATTGTCTTTTAATTAAGATGCATAAAAATAAGTTTAGGTACGAAAGAAATAAAAAACTTGTAGAAATTACATTTAAGAATTGACGAGACACTAGGGCCTCCCATATGATATAAAAGCTAAGAATAGTGAAAAATCGAAAAAGTTATTCCTGGTGAATCCTTGTTTTGTTTAATGTCAAAAGAATATCTAAGTTGGGACAAATTTATTGTGACCAAAATTCCCTCAAGTGTCAAATTGGATCCTATAATTTATGAATATATAAAAAAAGATCATTTGATTCTTGATATCGGATGTGGTGTTGGAAAAGTTTCCCTTCAACTTGCCTTTCAGGGTTTTTATGTGGAAGGAATAGACATTAATGAAACTGGAATACTTGCTGCACAGGATAGTGCAAGAAAACTAAACCTGGCTGATAAAGCACATTTCAGAGTTGGAGATGCTAAAGATTTACCATATATGGATGATAAATTTGACATTGTTATCATGCATGGACTTTTGACCATTATTGTGGATAACAGTGATAGAAACAAAATTATACAGGAAGCTTATAGGGTTCTGAACCCAGAAGGGCATTTATATATTGTAGACTTTGGTCAAACTTGGCACTCAGATATATACAGAGAAAGATATCTGAAAGATTTCCCCATAACAAAGGAAGAAGGATCTTTTTTAGTTTATAATAAAGATACAGGGGAAATTGAGTTCATTTCACATCATTATACAGAAAAAGAATTGATTTTTCTTTTGGTAAATAATGGATTCAAAATAGATTATTTTAGAGACTTTTTATTATTTTCTGGTTTTTCGTTTTCCCTCTATATCGTGCAAAACAATAAAATTTTAATTATATTGATATATTTTTTCTATTTATGGGAAAAGGAAACATTGCAATAGATAAATCAATGATAAAAACAATAGTTGACGGCAAAATAATAATTCCTTTGCCAAAAGTTTTGGTTGAAAATCGATACTATCCTATGTTCTCTATATTCTCCCCTACTCAGTGTGATAGTTGTGGAAGTAAATTACATGTTAACTCTCATCACACTCGTTTTATTATATCACGTTACGGCACTATATCTCTCAATGTTACATACTGGCTTTGTCCCACTTGTAAGAAACATTATCATGATCAGGTTATTGGTGTTCAGGGTTCTGCAAATTACAGTTCTGAATATTATGATACACAAATAAATGTCAGATACGATGGACGATGCAGTCTGCACAATTCTCGGCGAATTGGGGAAACATATACAGAAGGAGTAATAAATGTCTGTGGAAGAGCTCCTTGTCCCACTTCATTGTGGTTATATGAACAGAAACTAGCAAAACTTTCAAAGCAAGAACTTTTGAACCAAGGAGTTAGCTTTGAAGAAACATTGTATGTTGATGGGAATTGGATCAAGAATGGATGGAAAAAAAAGCTTGAAGAATTTATTGGAACGAAACTCACAAAGAAAGAATGGAAAAAAATGCGATATAAATCTGTTTACGTTGTTGCTACCAAAGAGAAGGTCATTTTAGATTTTGAAGTAACTGAGAGGTTACCAACAATTGAGGCTCTGATGCCTCTTTTTATACGAATAAAGAACCGATTTCCTGAAGATAAAATCAAAAAGATTGTTTCTGATGAGGATAAAGCGATCATTGGAGCCGTAAAAATGGTCTTTCCTGAAGTGACTCATTCTTTTTGTGTGTTTCATCAATTAAAAAACGTTAGTAAGAGGTATTATGAGGAATTCAGTTCTATTGAAGAGATTCCAGATAACGATAAGATTACCTACAATGAGATATCTCAATTGATACTTTCTGATACGGTTATCAGTGCTGTTGCGCATATTCAGAAGATACGAGAATTTAACTCTGATCTTGAACTTTCTGAAGCGTCTCATAAAGCGATTTCTTATGCCGAAGAGATTTTCAGCAAGAATGTGAGCTTCTTGAAAAAAGGTTTTACACCTGAGACAGATAATACAATGGAACAAATATTTTCTTTGATATGTGATATAGTAGACAAAGTAAGGTCATTCAAAACCGATAATGGACTAACTAATTTTTGTTACAATCTATTTACTTTTTTCAACAAACGGTGTTTCAGCACTGGAAAATGGAAAGGTTTCTCACCTTTAATGAGAGCAAGATTCCAATATGGATAATGCTAGAATTGGAGAATAATTAGTTCTTAAACTTGATGGCTTATAGCTGTAGCTGTCGGAAATTCCCACAAAAATAGTTCCACAATTTGGAAAATTTTGGTGAATGCTTGTGTAAATGAATCAACATTTTTAAATGAGTGAATTGATTTGCTCAAATTGGGATGAAATTTTGTGGTTGTCTTGAAATTGAAGAAAAACCAGAAAAAATTAAAAAGACTCTTATTTTAAGATTAAAGAATTTGTTTCAAGATCGGGAAATAAAGTAAATGGGTTTGTTATAATATCAAAAATTTG containing:
- a CDS encoding transposase, translating into MGKGNIAIDKSMIKTIVDGKIIIPLPKVLVENRYYPMFSIFSPTQCDSCGSKLHVNSHHTRFIISRYGTISLNVTYWLCPTCKKHYHDQVIGVQGSANYSSEYYDTQINVRYDGRCSLHNSRRIGETYTEGVINVCGRAPCPTSLWLYEQKLAKLSKQELLNQGVSFEETLYVDGNWIKNGWKKKLEEFIGTKLTKKEWKKMRYKSVYVVATKEKVILDFEVTERLPTIEALMPLFIRIKNRFPEDKIKKIVSDEDKAIIGAVKMVFPEVTHSFCVFHQLKNVSKRYYEEFSSIEEIPDNDKITYNEISQLILSDTVISAVAHIQKIREFNSDLELSEASHKAISYAEEIFSKNVSFLKKGFTPETDNTMEQIFSLICDIVDKVRSFKTDNGLTNFCYNLFTFFNKRCFSTGKWKGFSPLMRARFQYG
- a CDS encoding class I SAM-dependent methyltransferase; the encoded protein is MSKEYLSWDKFIVTKIPSSVKLDPIIYEYIKKDHLILDIGCGVGKVSLQLAFQGFYVEGIDINETGILAAQDSARKLNLADKAHFRVGDAKDLPYMDDKFDIVIMHGLLTIIVDNSDRNKIIQEAYRVLNPEGHLYIVDFGQTWHSDIYRERYLKDFPITKEEGSFLVYNKDTGEIEFISHHYTEKELIFLLVNNGFKIDYFRDFLLFSGFSFSLYIVQNNKILIILIYFFYLWEKETLQ